The segment CCTCGCGAAGAAGGGCGTAAGCCTTGGTGCCTTGCGGCTCTGGTGCGAGGAAGTACGGCGTGTCAAAGAACTCGACGGCGACGTCGTCCTCACACACCGCGCCGAGCACATCGATCGTGCGCGTCGCCTTGACGTTGGCTGCAGCGAAGTCGTCGTCGGTCACGGTCACCCAGCGCCCGTCGGGCAGCTGGTAGCCCTTCACGATTGCCTCCCACGGCACTTCTTCGCCAGTGTTCTCGTTGACCCGCTTGTTGTGAACCGCCGAGAAGTCGCGCGAGTCGAGCAGGTGGAACGAGAGTTCCTCGGCAGATACCGCCGAGAACAGGCCGACCGGAATCGTGACCAGGCCAAACGAGATGGTGCCTTTCCAGATAGCTCGCGCCATGGGGAACTCCTGCATCCTTCAGTGAGGGCCGGCAGGGCGCGAAGAGCGCCATGAGGGAGTGTTCCCCGTTCCAGCGTAGCGAGGCGTCACGCGCGTTACTCGTCGGGGTCGACACCGGGATCGACGTTGTCGTGCTCGGCGGCAGCGCCTTCGGCGGCCTGTGGCGAGCCGCTCGTCTCCGGCTTGTCCGAGGGGCGGAGCACGCGGGTGAGCGTGCCGAGCGTGCGGCGCGGCATCGAGGCGACACGGGGCGTGAGGTCGACGGGTATGGGCGAACTCCAGCCGAGGCGCTCGGAGAGCACGCGCAGCGCCATGACCACGATCACGACGATGACCATCGCCACCGGCTTGACGAAGTTCAGCCACCCGACCAGCCCCACGTAGACCGTCGCGCCGGTGACCGAGGCGACCGCGTAGAAGCCGCCGGGCCGCAGAACCGCTGGCACCTCGCCGCTGAGTACGTCGCGCAACATTCCTCCGCCGACCGAGGTGATCGTGCCGACTAAAATCGCCGGGATGAATGTCAGGCCGGCGAGCAGCGCCTTGTCCGAGCCGGTTACGCAGAAGAGTCCGAGTGCGAGAGCGTCGAAGAGGAAGAGCGCCGGGCGGACTTTGGTGGCGGCCCCCGCGAAGAAGAACACGACCGCTGCGGCGAGCAGAGCCGCGATGAGCAGACGGGGGTACTGCAGCGCGTAGATGCCGTACTTCTGGAGCAGCACGTCACGGATGATGCCGCCGCCCAGTCCCGCGACAATGGCCAGCGTGGTGATGCCCACCACGTCGAACTTGCGCTCCACCCCCACGAGCGCGCCGGCCAGAGCGCCCGAGAACGTTGCGCTTACCTCAAGGGCGACGGGGATGGTGATGGTGCTCGCGGTTATCGGCATGGTGGTGGTGACCGAGGACGGCAGTACCGAGGCCACCGCGTGGGGGACGCTGGACTCCACGATGCCCGCCAGGCCCGCAGGCGCGCTCGTCATGGTGCTCCCGATTGACGCGCCCGCCGCCGAGGCCGCGCCAGCTAGCGCGGACGCGGTCGCTCCGAGGGAGGCTACGATGTGCGCTGGCAAGGGTGCGACCTCCTCCGAGAGAGCGTGACGTGGGCGGAAACCTCTGTCGAGTATGCCCCATGTCAGCTAGGGTCTCGAAGTGCGGGGGCGGGGGTATCGTTTGTCCAGGACGCGCCGCGTCTTGAGGCTTGACCTGAGGAAGGGGAGCGCGATGGGCACGGTGCTCGTTGTACTCGAGCTTGCGGTCGTCATCGGCGCCATCGTCATGGGCGTCCGAATGGGGGGCATGGGTCTGGGCATCTGGGGCGCCGCTGGGGTCGCCGTGCTCGTGTTCGTGTTCCACCTGTCCCCCGGCACCACTCCTGGCTCGGCGATGCTCATCATCTTGGCGGTGATTACGGCCGCCAGCGCGATGCAGGCTGCCGGAGGAATCGACTTCCTCGTCAAGATTGCGGCCGGCATCATCCGCAAGAACCCGAAGCAGATCACGCTCATCGCCCCGCTCGTAAGCTATGCATTCACCGTCGGAGCCGGCACGAGCAACATCTTCTTCCCGCTCATCCCGGTCATCTACGAGGTCTCGTACGACAACGGCATACGTCCCGAGCGCCCGCTCTCGCTCTCGGTCATCGCCACCGGACTGGGCATCACGTCGAGCCCGGTATCCGCCGCCATGGCGGCGATGCTGGGGCTGCTGGCGGTCAAGGGCATCAGCGTCTCGCAGATCCTGCTGATCACCGTGCCGTCCTCGTTCGTGGCTATCGTCGTCGGTTCGTTGGTGATGAACCGCTACGGCAGGGACCTCAAGGACGACCCGGAGTACCAGCGCCGACTCGCCGAGGGCAAGGTACAGCCACCAAAGAAGTTCGAAGGCGCCGAGAACGTCGAGCCCGAGCTCCCCAAAGGCGCCTCGCTTTCCGCGTTCATCTTCCTAGGCGGTGTGGTGGCGGTCATCCTGCTCGGCGCCATTCCCGGTGCGCAGGGCCTGCTGCTTCCTAAGGGTGCCGACATGACCGTCGCCATCCAGCTCGTCATGTTCATCGTCGCACTTCTGATCTTGCTCTTCTGTAGCGCCAAGGTGGGTGACGTGCTCAAGCAACCGGTATTCTCGTCGGGAATCACGGCAATCGTGGCCCTGTTCGGTATCGCGTGGCTCGCCAACACCTTCATCGCGGCATATGAGGAGCAGATCGTAAAGATCCTGGGAGGCGCCGTGGCGGCGCTGCCGATCCTCTTCGCATTCGCGATCTTCATCTTCGCCGCGCTCACCACCAGCCAGTCGGCGACAACCAACACGATCATCCCGATTGGGCTCGCTCTACCAGGCCTTGGTGTGGGCGCGATCATCGCGATGTGGCAGGCGCTGGCCGGCGTCTACTTCCTGCCGGCGAACGGCAACCAGCTCGCATGCGTCGAGACCGACCTGACGGGCTCGACCAAGATCGGCAAGCTCGTACTGAACCACTCGTTCATGGTGCCGCTGCTCGTATGCACGGTCACCTCAGTGGCGGTAGGCCTGGCAATCCAAAGCCTGCTGCATTTCTAGCCACTTTCGAAGGGAGCTCTCCGCATGGATGCAAGTCAGATTCGAGCCAAGGTCGACGCGCTGATGCCGCAGGTACAGGCCGATCTCGGCA is part of the Coriobacteriia bacterium genome and harbors:
- a CDS encoding Ku protein; the protein is MARAIWKGTISFGLVTIPVGLFSAVSAEELSFHLLDSRDFSAVHNKRVNENTGEEVPWEAIVKGYQLPDGRWVTVTDDDFAAANVKATRTIDVLGAVCEDDVAVEFFDTPYFLAPEPQGTKAYALLRE
- a CDS encoding TRIC cation channel family protein, giving the protein MPAHIVASLGATASALAGAASAAGASIGSTMTSAPAGLAGIVESSVPHAVASVLPSSVTTTMPITASTITIPVALEVSATFSGALAGALVGVERKFDVVGITTLAIVAGLGGGIIRDVLLQKYGIYALQYPRLLIAALLAAAVVFFFAGAATKVRPALFLFDALALGLFCVTGSDKALLAGLTFIPAILVGTITSVGGGMLRDVLSGEVPAVLRPGGFYAVASVTGATVYVGLVGWLNFVKPVAMVIVVIVVMALRVLSERLGWSSPIPVDLTPRVASMPRRTLGTLTRVLRPSDKPETSGSPQAAEGAAAEHDNVDPGVDPDE
- a CDS encoding anaerobic C4-dicarboxylate transporter family protein, translating into MGTVLVVLELAVVIGAIVMGVRMGGMGLGIWGAAGVAVLVFVFHLSPGTTPGSAMLIILAVITAASAMQAAGGIDFLVKIAAGIIRKNPKQITLIAPLVSYAFTVGAGTSNIFFPLIPVIYEVSYDNGIRPERPLSLSVIATGLGITSSPVSAAMAAMLGLLAVKGISVSQILLITVPSSFVAIVVGSLVMNRYGRDLKDDPEYQRRLAEGKVQPPKKFEGAENVEPELPKGASLSAFIFLGGVVAVILLGAIPGAQGLLLPKGADMTVAIQLVMFIVALLILLFCSAKVGDVLKQPVFSSGITAIVALFGIAWLANTFIAAYEEQIVKILGGAVAALPILFAFAIFIFAALTTSQSATTNTIIPIGLALPGLGVGAIIAMWQALAGVYFLPANGNQLACVETDLTGSTKIGKLVLNHSFMVPLLVCTVTSVAVGLAIQSLLHF